Proteins co-encoded in one Bremerella sp. TYQ1 genomic window:
- a CDS encoding DUF1559 domain-containing protein, giving the protein MFSKRLVAVPRQSRAKGFTLVELLVVIAIIGVLIALLLPAVQQAREAARRMSCSNKMKQIGLAIHNYHDTHRQFPAGAISGHVTCVNGTTPLGGGGGECNQTFAPWTVLILPFIEENNLHDNFNFTRIFSPFSSSCSSPNKAFQFEPLEAYKCPSDPNSGGDAPTLNYLACQGGGDPAIVDADLHVACAGTSSPTRYFFTNGMFYNNSTTGFRDVTDGTTNTFMVGESMYHFLLGSHPGIANRETSWASGQLVNSVYATPITLCAAANPINSAEPISTSHQLSEMTSTYGSRHPGGCMFTLGDASTRFFSENMDLAVYRSMGRRSDGGPIGGTTP; this is encoded by the coding sequence ATGTTCTCTAAGAGGTTGGTTGCGGTACCGCGACAATCCCGTGCGAAAGGCTTTACACTTGTCGAATTACTTGTGGTGATCGCCATCATTGGTGTGCTGATCGCGCTGCTCCTTCCGGCCGTGCAGCAAGCACGAGAAGCTGCTCGACGAATGAGCTGCTCGAACAAGATGAAACAGATCGGATTGGCTATCCACAACTATCACGACACCCATCGTCAGTTTCCCGCCGGGGCAATCAGTGGGCATGTTACCTGTGTGAATGGCACGACTCCGTTAGGCGGAGGAGGAGGGGAATGCAATCAAACGTTCGCCCCTTGGACGGTTTTGATTCTTCCTTTCATCGAAGAGAACAATCTGCACGACAACTTCAATTTCACTCGAATCTTCTCGCCATTCAGTTCCAGTTGTAGCTCGCCGAATAAAGCATTTCAGTTTGAACCACTGGAAGCGTACAAGTGCCCATCCGATCCAAACTCTGGTGGTGATGCCCCAACGCTGAATTACCTGGCCTGTCAGGGTGGCGGTGATCCGGCCATCGTCGATGCAGACCTGCATGTGGCCTGTGCGGGAACGAGTAGCCCAACGCGATACTTCTTCACCAACGGGATGTTCTACAACAATTCGACCACTGGTTTTCGTGACGTGACCGATGGGACGACGAACACGTTCATGGTGGGTGAATCGATGTATCACTTCCTGCTCGGCTCGCATCCCGGGATTGCAAATCGCGAGACAAGCTGGGCTTCTGGGCAGTTGGTCAATTCGGTTTATGCGACCCCGATCACTCTTTGCGCGGCGGCGAATCCAATTAACAGTGCAGAGCCTATTTCGACGTCGCATCAACTTTCCGAGATGACGTCGACCTATGGGAGTCGTCATCCTGGCGGTTGTATGTTTACGCTGGGAGATGCCTCGACGCGGTTCTTCAGCGAGAACATGGACCTGGCCGTTTATCGTTCGATGGGACGCCGCAGCGATGGCGGTCCGATCGGAGGTACCACCCCGTGA
- a CDS encoding enolase C-terminal domain-like protein, which produces MPLHSRRDFLKTSALAASAIGLGSSLPRTSHAADLWPIPDVDVKVTRAMKIEVQYNRPRFVAGNSQYRVAGDVRREPILVVFGDNGKIGVGACNWGAGQQDVEYAVGKTVSQLLRDHGAVNGKICTSSFWDLAGKTLDKPVYELLGGTLIEEGVPVYDGSIYHEELLPRDRGTPYRHPKAAYADRAGWQDAIKEAMDNTLRLGHTFAKVKIGRGALHLSRLAGNYQDVAVLELIREHAGADFGIGVDANNGYRMEDVVWLLQEHGDLDLAFIEEMIPDNVDNYRKIQNVIQERKLNTLVADGEGWRNSYDPLAAEIIESGTVDILQGDMRAFHFEGIRRESNMALEAGHGSRIAPHNWGNEFGFLMQIHVACAIPNFYRAEQDPGKLAGELLVNQSTYDIAEGRCRNFSAPGLGIELNPKTLDSANVIHEASV; this is translated from the coding sequence ATGCCGCTGCACTCGCGCCGTGATTTCCTGAAGACATCCGCTTTGGCCGCCTCGGCGATTGGCCTGGGAAGTTCGCTTCCGCGAACAAGTCATGCGGCCGATCTTTGGCCGATTCCAGATGTCGATGTCAAAGTGACCCGGGCAATGAAGATTGAAGTGCAGTACAACCGACCGCGGTTCGTCGCAGGGAACTCTCAGTATCGCGTCGCAGGGGATGTCCGGCGGGAACCGATCCTGGTTGTCTTTGGCGACAACGGCAAGATCGGCGTCGGTGCGTGCAACTGGGGAGCCGGTCAACAGGACGTTGAGTATGCCGTTGGTAAGACGGTCTCGCAGTTGCTTCGAGATCATGGGGCCGTCAATGGTAAGATCTGCACGTCATCGTTCTGGGACTTAGCCGGAAAGACGCTCGACAAGCCGGTCTACGAGCTACTCGGTGGTACGCTGATCGAAGAAGGCGTACCTGTCTACGATGGTTCTATCTATCACGAAGAGCTTCTACCTCGCGACCGCGGCACGCCTTATCGCCATCCGAAAGCCGCCTATGCCGATCGAGCTGGCTGGCAAGACGCCATCAAAGAAGCGATGGACAATACGCTACGACTGGGCCATACGTTCGCGAAAGTGAAGATCGGTCGCGGCGCACTGCATCTCAGTCGGCTGGCAGGCAACTATCAGGACGTCGCGGTCTTGGAATTAATCCGAGAACACGCGGGTGCCGACTTTGGCATTGGTGTCGATGCGAACAACGGTTATCGCATGGAAGATGTCGTCTGGTTGCTGCAAGAACATGGCGACTTAGACTTGGCGTTCATCGAAGAAATGATTCCAGACAACGTCGACAACTACCGCAAGATCCAAAACGTCATCCAAGAGCGAAAGTTGAACACACTCGTCGCCGACGGCGAAGGTTGGCGTAATTCCTACGATCCTCTCGCAGCAGAGATTATCGAGTCTGGCACGGTCGATATTCTGCAAGGCGACATGCGAGCATTCCACTTCGAGGGGATTCGCCGCGAGTCGAACATGGCGTTGGAAGCAGGCCACGGAAGCCGCATTGCTCCTCACAATTGGGGCAACGAGTTTGGTTTCCTGATGCAGATTCACGTTGCATGTGCGATTCCAAATTTCTATCGCGCCGAGCAAGATCCCGGGAAACTGGCTGGCGAATTGCTCGTGAACCAAAGCACCTACGACATCGCCGAGGGACGTTGCCGCAATTTCTCGGCCCCAGGTCTCGGAATTGAATTGAACCCAAAGACGCTCGATTCGGCGAATGTCATCCACGAAGCCAGCGTTTAG
- a CDS encoding glycosyltransferase family 39 protein, with the protein MDIDASHSVWTRWFWLFALTHVIVWSLMPILTAANAPLDTIEMIYWGNQWQWGYYKHPPLPAWLAAGTSQWFSDPAWSTYLVAQCCILACLWAVWEIVRDRNKPWIALASAALLEACAFYNFTTIELNNNMVRRGMTALTVLFLYWAITRGRTAYWAAAGLFVALGMLSKYDHGMLVLSLVAFAAIHPQVRKLWKTPGPYVLIGVALVLFAPHAWWMVENDFITLKYIQDRTQTEPNAWNHLLMPAKFLGEQLGAIAGILLGSMALLGSFWKWRTDLSDEDRLTRDYLATVVLGPLAIAVTASLLTGGMIRSMLGAPIWIFLPALLVMCFERRREDAVICGRIAMTCAVLSIVFATAVGVRNTFGTAMRERHLRVDYPGDALAAEVQRRWESVADGQPPTIAGAWWPAGNASIYADRPIDVYPECNARFAPWIDEEAIHRQGGVIVWEAPDMQQDDVDAWLERFPDARVQQPIEIVHQKAPHLAPLKVGIAIIPPNPSPLSSSNPAMATAPNASRDGNTTQRR; encoded by the coding sequence ATGGACATAGACGCTTCGCATTCGGTATGGACCCGATGGTTCTGGCTGTTTGCGCTGACGCATGTCATCGTTTGGTCATTAATGCCCATTCTGACTGCTGCGAATGCTCCACTCGATACGATCGAGATGATCTATTGGGGCAACCAGTGGCAGTGGGGATACTACAAACATCCGCCGCTGCCGGCATGGTTGGCCGCGGGAACAAGTCAATGGTTCAGCGACCCTGCCTGGTCAACTTATCTCGTTGCGCAGTGCTGCATTCTGGCTTGCTTATGGGCCGTGTGGGAAATCGTTCGCGACCGCAACAAACCATGGATCGCGTTGGCTTCGGCAGCACTGCTGGAAGCGTGCGCGTTCTATAACTTCACGACGATTGAACTGAACAACAATATGGTCCGCCGCGGGATGACCGCGCTGACGGTGCTGTTTTTGTACTGGGCTATTACGCGGGGACGAACCGCTTATTGGGCCGCGGCAGGACTGTTTGTCGCGCTGGGGATGTTATCGAAGTACGACCATGGAATGCTTGTGCTCAGCCTGGTCGCCTTCGCGGCGATTCATCCACAAGTTCGTAAGTTGTGGAAAACGCCTGGTCCTTATGTCTTGATCGGCGTCGCACTGGTACTGTTCGCGCCGCATGCGTGGTGGATGGTCGAAAATGATTTCATCACGCTGAAGTACATTCAGGATCGAACCCAAACCGAGCCAAACGCGTGGAACCACTTGTTGATGCCGGCCAAGTTTCTAGGGGAACAACTCGGGGCGATCGCTGGAATCTTACTAGGCTCGATGGCGCTGCTAGGTAGCTTTTGGAAATGGCGAACCGATCTGAGCGATGAAGATCGTTTGACGCGCGATTACCTGGCAACCGTTGTGCTGGGGCCGCTCGCCATTGCGGTGACCGCTTCGCTGTTGACCGGCGGAATGATTCGCAGCATGCTCGGCGCTCCGATCTGGATCTTCCTGCCGGCACTGTTGGTGATGTGCTTCGAGCGTCGTCGCGAAGATGCGGTGATATGTGGACGCATCGCGATGACATGTGCAGTGCTAAGCATTGTTTTCGCGACGGCGGTTGGCGTGCGCAACACGTTTGGCACCGCAATGCGGGAAAGACACCTTCGCGTCGACTACCCCGGCGATGCGTTGGCCGCGGAAGTTCAACGACGCTGGGAAAGTGTTGCCGATGGCCAGCCACCGACGATTGCCGGAGCCTGGTGGCCCGCTGGAAATGCTTCGATTTATGCCGATCGCCCGATCGATGTTTACCCTGAATGCAACGCCCGTTTCGCTCCTTGGATTGATGAAGAAGCGATCCACCGGCAGGGTGGGGTCATCGTGTGGGAGGCTCCTGACATGCAACAAGACGACGTCGACGCATGGCTCGAACGATTCCCAGATGCCAGGGTTCAGCAGCCGATCGAGATCGTGCATCAAAAGGCGCCGCATCTTGCACCGCTGAAGGTCGGCATAGCGATCATCCCGCCGAACCCTTCGCCATTGTCGTCATCGAATCCAGCCATGGCCACCGCGCCGAACGCGTCTCGTGACGGCAATACGACCCAGCGACGCTAA
- a CDS encoding SPFH domain-containing protein yields the protein MFFFGIFVGLVTIPILLKLATMFGLYVVVNECEAHVYTLFGKVIGTIDEPGLHLPISKFGLGALLVPFFGKRHVVSTALRQHYLRGQMVNSEEGTPMGVGLWYEMEVNDPVAYLFINTNPEGSLQANVASSAISTLSNLEMDKMLEDRHSLSRTVRATVSPLSEKWGYRLGSVYIRKVFFTDMQMVHNITDKVVKRLIQVTSAMKQDGENRVGLIKSETAKEVSQKMAEAGAMRPDIVGKMLNEISKGDPEILESVLEVMETEKLLNSKAEVSIIPRGSNVMFNLNSGNGKSGAAQYVQADT from the coding sequence ATGTTCTTCTTCGGCATCTTCGTCGGTCTGGTTACCATACCGATTCTTTTAAAACTGGCCACGATGTTTGGCTTGTATGTCGTCGTCAACGAATGCGAAGCCCACGTCTACACGCTCTTCGGGAAAGTGATCGGCACGATCGACGAGCCTGGTTTACACTTGCCGATCTCGAAGTTCGGGCTGGGCGCACTATTGGTTCCATTCTTTGGCAAACGGCACGTCGTCAGCACGGCGTTGCGTCAGCATTACCTTCGCGGTCAGATGGTGAACTCGGAAGAAGGGACCCCAATGGGTGTCGGCCTTTGGTACGAGATGGAAGTCAACGATCCTGTCGCTTACTTGTTCATCAACACGAACCCGGAAGGCTCGCTGCAAGCCAACGTCGCTTCCAGCGCGATCAGCACACTGAGCAACTTGGAAATGGACAAGATGCTGGAAGACCGTCACAGTCTGAGCCGTACGGTTCGCGCGACGGTGTCGCCTCTTTCGGAAAAGTGGGGCTATCGGCTGGGCTCGGTTTACATCCGTAAGGTGTTCTTCACCGACATGCAAATGGTGCACAACATTACCGATAAAGTCGTCAAGCGTCTGATTCAGGTCACCAGTGCGATGAAGCAGGATGGTGAGAACCGCGTTGGTTTGATCAAAAGCGAAACGGCTAAAGAAGTCTCGCAGAAAATGGCCGAGGCCGGAGCGATGCGACCTGACATCGTGGGTAAAATGCTTAACGAGATCAGCAAAGGCGACCCCGAAATCCTGGAGTCGGTGCTTGAGGTGATGGAAACCGAGAAGCTGCTGAACTCGAAAGCGGAAGTCAGCATCATTCCGCGCGGATCGAACGTGATGTTCAACTTGAACAGCGGCAATGGAAAGTCAGGTGCCGCGCAGTACGTGCAAGCGGACACCTAA
- a CDS encoding SPFH domain-containing protein, translating into MGWLTMFFMGLAFGLMIYVFFRVILTAFYIIPPDQRAVITTFGRAERLSEDFVQPLDDPNLSEDEKKRYTYPKVRVVGPGGPYFKMPWQKVHKISVATRSVDLVWDPTKKQETIEAVTKDNLTTGVNGQIRYRVCENNLYAFLFGVESPLEHIMGYFVSVLRERIATFSDPKGASLLAKPGVDDDDNPSSVDLSEGVSINDLRKNLPLLNSYMEEQCRCTPGRYGVELDAALITSIDPPPEVDRALSAINSTRNQVAADLSTAQADAEQQITMSKRAVDIASNNAQAEVAPLRELARTLSQIKQEGGSTALQAYIRDLKVPLLSRAVSVVQTREEK; encoded by the coding sequence ATGGGCTGGTTGACTATGTTCTTCATGGGGCTCGCGTTCGGGCTCATGATTTATGTCTTTTTCCGCGTCATTTTGACTGCGTTCTATATCATTCCGCCTGATCAGCGTGCAGTGATCACCACGTTTGGCCGTGCCGAGCGATTGAGCGAAGACTTCGTTCAGCCGCTGGACGATCCGAACTTGAGCGAAGACGAAAAGAAACGCTACACCTATCCCAAGGTTCGCGTCGTTGGCCCCGGCGGTCCTTACTTCAAAATGCCGTGGCAAAAAGTGCACAAGATTAGTGTCGCCACACGAAGCGTTGACTTGGTGTGGGACCCGACGAAGAAGCAAGAAACCATCGAAGCGGTCACGAAAGATAATCTGACGACCGGCGTGAACGGCCAGATCCGATACCGCGTGTGCGAGAACAACTTGTACGCGTTTCTATTTGGTGTCGAGAGCCCGCTGGAACACATCATGGGTTATTTCGTGAGTGTACTGCGTGAACGAATCGCTACGTTCAGCGATCCCAAAGGGGCCAGCTTGCTCGCCAAGCCAGGGGTCGATGACGACGATAACCCTTCGAGCGTCGACTTGTCGGAAGGTGTTTCGATTAACGACCTGCGAAAGAACTTACCGCTGCTGAACTCTTACATGGAAGAGCAATGCCGCTGCACGCCGGGACGTTACGGAGTGGAACTCGACGCGGCTCTGATTACCAGCATCGATCCCCCGCCGGAAGTCGACCGGGCTTTGTCGGCCATTAACAGTACGCGAAACCAGGTGGCTGCCGATCTAAGCACAGCCCAGGCCGACGCCGAGCAGCAAATCACGATGAGCAAGCGAGCGGTCGACATCGCCTCGAATAATGCTCAAGCCGAAGTCGCGCCACTTCGCGAACTGGCTCGGACACTCAGCCAAATCAAACAAGAAGGAGGCTCGACCGCACTTCAGGCTTACATTCGAGATCTGAAAGTGCCCTTGCTGTCCCGAGCCGTCAGTGTGGTGCAAACGCGAGAAGAAAAGTAA